One genomic region from Methanobrevibacter oralis encodes:
- a CDS encoding Ig-like domain repeat protein: MIFLSINAIAATELSNDTLNFNNNINNEIHDSLNDIDKVKDASNELDNSYLKNSNPEILSDDDEGYVIYVGQNKTENGNGSYDNPFATLKLACDNVSGKEKVTVKIFNGTYTFKHYLKFDTPNLNVKGINGKVIIKNFYNDYDFYESLGSTYNNVNYTISNIIFDGINYTIPNYDEVCWFLPFGGMANSGIYNNCSFVNYGQLSGICGSRYDSYFNNCYFDVHSFKLFYYHNGFAKNTIHRFKYCNFNYTGSMLASTISVPCDILMDSVWFGQNNLPPYVISHDAVLPNGHYINVDIPISRYAIFSVCENYLGDNKYEIVGRLTWNGTNDSDGMENFNPMTVKLTSTTGSICENVTLVNGTFRTIYTSNSTEHKINALLNFELIELAFNTTNIMLNPVSIYYGDEEKICGNFSQIVNGSVSIVVYNDKFNKTYSVDVNNSSSFVYIIPDVLKEGFYTVNVTLNGVNVHGFNATTLTVSRISDYNFNVIVPSVVKVGQNATLSIELPADVNGTVTIKFGNDTVVLPANQTMTIGFSNLNATNYLINISYSGSDKYTYSEKIDSISVDPAESYLNAEDMKFIYSQSIIIPVTAINATGVNARVLKDGVEVVNINGSLSEILIPTLDAGKYIVEMTTIVNGNYQQSSKSINLTIDKANAMLQVESEFISLANDYYAGERGAIFYAILKDIDGNPIANKNVQIIINNMIYNVTTDKNGKAGLQINLANANKYLCIVTFQEDNNYNTATMKYSKVILNKKMTILKATNQVFKTKTKNKKVTVNLKTVKNPYDGKTYLKAGKKITLKIKGKTYTAKTNKKGIATFKINLSKKGKYTAKIKFNGDKTYKGSSKTIKITIK, translated from the coding sequence ATGATTTTTTTATCAATTAATGCAATTGCAGCTACTGAATTAAGTAATGATACATTGAATTTTAACAATAATATTAACAACGAAATACATGATTCTTTAAATGATATTGATAAGGTTAAAGATGCTTCAAATGAATTAGATAATAGTTATTTGAAAAATAGTAATCCTGAAATATTATCAGATGATGATGAGGGTTATGTGATTTATGTTGGTCAAAATAAGACAGAAAATGGAAATGGGTCTTATGACAATCCATTTGCTACATTGAAATTAGCATGTGATAATGTAAGTGGTAAAGAAAAAGTTACAGTCAAAATTTTCAATGGAACCTACACATTTAAACATTACTTAAAATTTGATACACCAAATCTAAATGTTAAAGGCATTAATGGTAAAGTAATTATTAAAAATTTTTATAATGACTATGATTTTTATGAATCATTAGGTTCAACTTATAATAATGTGAATTACACTATATCTAACATAATTTTTGATGGAATTAACTATACAATACCCAATTATGATGAGGTATGTTGGTTTTTACCATTTGGTGGCATGGCTAATTCTGGAATATATAATAATTGTTCATTTGTAAATTATGGTCAGTTAAGTGGTATTTGTGGTTCGAGATATGATTCATATTTTAATAATTGTTATTTCGATGTCCATTCATTTAAGCTTTTTTATTATCATAATGGATTTGCAAAGAATACTATTCACAGATTTAAATATTGTAATTTTAATTATACAGGTTCTATGTTAGCATCCACTATTTCTGTCCCTTGTGATATTTTAATGGATAGTGTTTGGTTTGGTCAAAATAATCTTCCTCCATATGTTATTTCACATGATGCAGTTCTTCCTAATGGTCATTATATTAACGTTGATATTCCTATTTCAAGGTATGCTATATTTTCTGTGTGTGAGAACTATTTAGGTGATAATAAGTATGAAATTGTTGGTAGGTTAACTTGGAATGGTACTAATGATAGTGATGGAATGGAAAACTTCAATCCAATGACTGTTAAATTAACTTCAACTACAGGTAGTATTTGTGAAAATGTAACTTTAGTTAATGGTACTTTTAGAACTATTTACACTAGTAATTCAACAGAACATAAAATAAATGCATTATTAAATTTCGAATTAATTGAATTAGCTTTTAACACTACTAATATTATGTTGAATCCCGTTAGTATTTATTATGGTGATGAAGAGAAGATTTGTGGTAATTTTTCACAAATAGTTAATGGTAGTGTATCTATTGTTGTTTATAATGATAAATTCAATAAGACTTATAGTGTTGATGTTAATAATTCTAGCTCATTTGTTTATATTATACCTGATGTATTAAAAGAAGGGTTTTATACTGTTAATGTTACTTTAAATGGGGTTAATGTTCATGGTTTTAATGCTACTACTTTAACTGTTTCAAGAATTAGTGATTATAATTTCAATGTTATTGTTCCTAGTGTTGTTAAAGTTGGTCAAAATGCAACATTATCTATTGAATTACCAGCTGATGTTAATGGTACAGTTACTATTAAATTTGGTAATGATACAGTTGTTTTACCTGCAAATCAAACAATGACTATAGGTTTTAGTAATTTAAATGCTACTAATTACTTAATTAATATTTCATACAGTGGATCAGATAAATACACTTACAGTGAAAAAATCGATTCCATATCTGTTGATCCTGCTGAATCTTATTTAAACGCAGAAGATATGAAATTTATTTACTCTCAAAGTATAATAATTCCAGTTACCGCAATTAATGCTACTGGTGTTAATGCTAGAGTATTAAAAGATGGTGTTGAAGTTGTAAACATTAATGGTAGCTTATCAGAAATTTTAATACCAACCTTAGATGCTGGTAAATATATTGTTGAGATGACAACTATTGTTAATGGCAACTATCAACAATCAAGTAAAAGTATCAATTTAACAATTGATAAAGCAAATGCAATGCTTCAGGTTGAATCTGAATTTATAAGTTTAGCAAATGATTATTATGCAGGTGAAAGAGGGGCAATTTTTTATGCAATCCTTAAAGATATTGATGGCAATCCAATAGCCAACAAAAATGTTCAAATTATCATAAACAACATGATTTATAATGTAACTACGGATAAAAATGGTAAAGCAGGATTACAAATCAATTTAGCCAATGCTAACAAATATTTATGCATAGTAACATTTCAAGAAGACAACAACTACAACACAGCAACAATGAAATATTCAAAAGTAATATTGAATAAAAAAATGACAATATTAAAGGCAACAAATCAAGTATTTAAGACAAAAACAAAAAATAAAAAAGTCACCGTAAATTTAAAAACAGTTAAAAATCCATATGATGGTAAAACCTATCTAAAAGCTGGAAAAAAAATAACCCTAAAAATTAAGGGAAAAACATACACAGCTAAAACAAACAAAAAAGGTATAGCCACATTTAAAATAAATCTAAGTAAAAAAGGAAAATACACTGCAAAAATCAAATTTAACGGCGATAAAACATACAAAGGAAGCAGCAAAACAATAAAAATAACAATTAAATAA
- a CDS encoding Ig-like domain repeat protein — protein sequence MNKKFIFIFILFALILTLGSVSANEIKNDNITSTDYYSPIKATDDSVDLDNNNLNEDMLQMSSQESIQARGSSDVIVVNNWDELQYYCSLGDRNYVLKLKENTNFYPTDPSSANYQIKIKNNVKIIGSNGSYFGDTSPNPTKIQYTAIIVEDSIRKSLTLDNVTFKWIKTNHQPDGIFLQMGGTLTSVIKNCYFHNINTIWGHSTIVYLKKGSAIIDNCSFVNCTTDFGVIGIFDPASVKSTDMVVRNCYFENNYAKTEPGCINNCGKLTVYNTTFYKNRSYWWAGAIHTHSGGNTTIYDSNFTDNVAGWNGGALYTYSYLQIYNSVFVGNNCTTNSGGGAIGACAYGGNPHIYIENSLFKNNRNNCWASDPLSNTAGYGGAIALMDKGSLTVLNNIFIANSAAYGTAISAFDVDGYGSPDVIIVNNSFINHTRHDDVLNVRVKNTILNISNNYYYGNSIVFSCLNLTKLSDGKEQATLQINLSLATPGRYDVDILNKTLFDVYVNNNYVKTVNSTVFTVDYGDYDICDVYVIPTISNRLSNAVTIISTRDYIFVSKHLGNDNNNGLSRNTPVNTIKKALELAKVFQNIILMDGDYDEGNININYDVTIKGEGNATLCNSTSFTVNTNNFTLKNMNINKLNVNTFINQDNGNLVVFNCIFNDNHVEKIINGKHNIVSKSIFTNNGGVIVYNNGFTSINDSILLNNTKIIEGNTNNVSLEYNWWGDALPNLNISKYVTLNGTASVYALENNQTADVIFAFYLNNKKYINLPNINLNITTLNGSSSENITLINSKIVYKQTSFSNSFLIAEYNDFKINMSFEFLKSNPKISLVSYDIMYGEDLIVKIKIPKDSTGNVTVNIGNISQNKVINSTVVQFTFSNLKANNYTLLVNYSGDKKYFAQEINYMVKVKKYKSTIALNISAIEVGEDINLTITTTMTSTGNITLLINNNEHTLILNNSSATYTMLKVPRGDYLIKAIYNGDDKYLESQVSKLIEVDNLNATMNISAEDITYGEVAIINIALNSDASGNITVTIDGVSNTTNVVGGMGQVLIHGLEAGINKDICVFYSGDNNYFNLTKNHTFTINKANFTFNITSGDIRIGKDAKIVIKVPPKTKGTFTIDGNVINIPFSGEVTYVVSDLKIGDYEYVAVYNGNNYNTVSNSTSFKVIEYPIPQWPNEGGNTQNTGESPYESNNNGEVAFVIPINETIVGDLAIDSNGNLYITTASKIYSYNKTSQLWCYSANYVIGNFSGVTIGRDVVISPKTGDTLYFINQSSGEKYGNSNIYQGSSLFAPIIDSNACLYIVSEYQTNSSDYKLVIVPYKLWENGGEPTLIALGGSKPLASPVVSEEIIVVLSENRFTILDAKTFKSNAIKHGNFINVRPVISNTNVVCCVLEDSIVAYKSSGTQLWKTKVTGGVGNRLILDNNRGLYHVNAGGILYRYDLGSGKESKMSDLKVTSGILIGNDGILYFASDKTFYALNPNGKILYKSYIGYKITGNPIMDKNGLIYGTTNDNEVIALTYAGLKDPKLTVTINNITQGNNAVININLDAQTTGSVSFTIGGVNYNEFVNDGKVTRTIANLGAGVYSIMVNYSGDMRFNSTSRLTTFVVKSNINVVDFVKFDGKSTFSLDLANAGGNLSVNINNNNYNANLVDGHVSITVNGLNPGSYRATVYYSGDNVYGSSSKIITFTVQKIVLSAKDLSMLYSSGVKFKVRLTQGSIPLVGKKIIININKRNYKVVTDANGYASVKISLAPKIYNVMASWGSIKVSKKVTVKSIINAKNLKFKKSAKSIKIRIALKKVDNKYLNGKQLTLKFNKKTFKVKTNKKGLATFNIKKGIYKKLKNGKKYTYQVIYEKDTAKKSIKFS from the coding sequence ATGAATAAAAAATTCATTTTTATCTTTATTTTATTTGCACTTATTCTAACTCTGGGTAGTGTTTCTGCAAATGAAATTAAAAATGATAATATTACATCAACAGATTATTACTCGCCAATAAAAGCAACTGATGATTCTGTTGATTTAGATAATAATAATTTAAATGAAGATATGCTTCAAATGTCTTCTCAAGAATCAATACAAGCTAGAGGGTCTAGTGATGTTATTGTGGTGAATAATTGGGATGAATTGCAGTATTATTGTTCGTTAGGTGATAGAAATTATGTTTTAAAGCTTAAAGAAAATACTAATTTTTATCCAACAGATCCAAGTAGTGCTAATTATCAAATAAAAATTAAAAACAATGTAAAAATTATAGGGAGCAATGGTTCATATTTTGGTGATACTTCGCCTAATCCAACAAAAATTCAATACACGGCAATTATTGTAGAAGATAGTATTCGTAAAAGCTTAACATTAGATAATGTTACATTTAAATGGATAAAAACTAATCATCAACCTGATGGTATTTTTCTTCAGATGGGAGGTACATTAACTAGCGTTATTAAGAATTGTTATTTTCATAATATAAACACCATTTGGGGTCATTCAACAATTGTTTATCTTAAAAAAGGATCTGCTATTATAGACAATTGTAGTTTTGTTAATTGTACTACAGATTTTGGAGTGATTGGTATTTTTGATCCGGCAAGTGTTAAGTCTACAGATATGGTTGTTCGTAATTGTTATTTTGAAAATAATTATGCTAAAACTGAACCTGGTTGTATTAATAATTGTGGTAAATTAACTGTTTACAATACTACCTTTTATAAAAATAGGTCATATTGGTGGGCAGGAGCAATTCATACTCATAGTGGAGGCAATACTACAATTTATGATTCTAACTTTACTGATAATGTAGCTGGTTGGAATGGTGGCGCATTATACACTTATAGTTACCTGCAAATTTATAATTCTGTTTTTGTAGGTAATAATTGTACTACAAATTCTGGTGGTGGTGCAATAGGTGCATGTGCATATGGAGGTAATCCTCATATTTATATTGAAAATTCTTTATTTAAAAATAATAGAAATAACTGTTGGGCTTCTGATCCATTATCTAATACTGCAGGTTATGGTGGTGCTATTGCTTTGATGGATAAAGGTTCACTTACTGTGTTAAATAATATTTTCATTGCTAATTCTGCTGCTTATGGAACTGCAATATCTGCTTTTGATGTTGATGGTTATGGATCTCCTGATGTTATTATTGTAAATAATTCATTTATTAATCATACAAGGCATGATGATGTTTTAAATGTTAGGGTAAAAAATACCATATTAAATATTTCTAATAATTATTATTATGGTAATTCTATTGTATTTTCTTGTTTAAATCTTACTAAATTAAGTGATGGTAAAGAACAAGCTACTTTACAAATTAATCTTAGTTTAGCTACTCCTGGTCGTTATGATGTGGATATTTTAAATAAGACTTTGTTTGATGTTTATGTGAATAATAATTATGTAAAAACGGTGAATTCAACGGTTTTCACGGTTGATTATGGTGATTATGATATTTGTGATGTTTATGTAATTCCGACAATATCTAATAGATTGTCTAATGCAGTTACAATTATTAGTACTCGTGATTATATTTTTGTTTCTAAGCATTTAGGAAACGATAATAATAATGGATTAAGTCGAAATACGCCAGTAAATACTATTAAAAAGGCATTGGAACTTGCAAAGGTTTTTCAAAATATTATATTGATGGATGGGGATTATGATGAAGGAAATATTAACATAAACTATGATGTTACTATAAAAGGTGAAGGAAATGCTACATTGTGTAATTCCACTTCATTTACTGTAAATACTAATAATTTTACTTTAAAAAATATGAATATTAATAAATTAAATGTAAATACTTTTATTAATCAAGACAATGGTAATTTAGTAGTTTTTAATTGTATTTTTAATGATAATCATGTGGAAAAAATTATTAATGGAAAGCATAATATTGTTTCAAAATCAATTTTCACAAATAATGGTGGGGTTATTGTTTATAATAATGGATTTACATCTATTAATGATTCTATTTTGTTAAATAATACTAAGATTATAGAAGGAAATACTAATAATGTTAGTTTAGAGTATAATTGGTGGGGTGATGCTTTACCTAATTTAAACATTAGCAAATATGTAACTTTAAATGGAACAGCAAGTGTTTATGCACTAGAAAATAATCAAACAGCAGATGTTATATTTGCTTTTTATTTAAATAATAAAAAATATATTAATTTGCCTAATATTAATTTAAATATTACAACATTAAATGGTAGTTCTAGTGAAAATATAACCTTGATTAACTCAAAAATTGTATACAAACAAACATCCTTTAGTAATTCTTTTTTAATTGCTGAATATAATGATTTTAAAATTAATATGTCTTTTGAATTTTTAAAATCTAATCCAAAAATATCTTTAGTTAGTTATGATATTATGTATGGTGAAGATTTAATAGTTAAAATTAAAATTCCAAAAGATAGTACTGGTAATGTGACGGTTAATATTGGTAATATTTCCCAAAACAAAGTTATCAATTCAACTGTTGTTCAGTTTACTTTTAGTAATTTGAAAGCTAACAATTATACTCTGCTTGTTAATTATTCTGGTGATAAAAAGTATTTCGCACAGGAAATTAATTACATGGTTAAGGTTAAAAAATACAAATCAACAATTGCTTTGAATATTAGTGCTATTGAAGTAGGTGAAGACATTAATTTAACAATCACCACTACTATGACTTCAACTGGTAATATTACGCTTTTAATTAATAATAATGAGCATACATTAATATTAAATAATTCTTCTGCAACTTATACAATGTTAAAAGTTCCACGTGGGGATTATTTAATTAAGGCGATTTATAATGGTGATGATAAGTATTTAGAAAGTCAGGTATCTAAATTAATTGAAGTTGACAATTTAAATGCAACCATGAATATTAGTGCAGAGGATATTACATATGGTGAAGTTGCAATTATTAATATTGCTTTAAATAGTGATGCTAGTGGTAATATAACAGTTACAATTGATGGGGTGTCTAATACTACTAATGTTGTTGGAGGTATGGGGCAAGTTTTAATTCATGGTTTAGAGGCTGGAATTAATAAAGATATATGTGTATTTTATAGTGGTGATAACAATTACTTTAATTTAACTAAAAATCACACTTTCACCATTAATAAAGCGAATTTTACTTTTAACATTACATCTGGTGATATTAGAATAGGTAAAGATGCTAAAATTGTTATTAAAGTTCCTCCAAAGACTAAGGGTACTTTTACAATTGATGGTAATGTTATTAACATACCATTTTCTGGTGAAGTTACATATGTTGTTTCTGATTTAAAGATTGGTGATTATGAGTATGTTGCTGTTTATAATGGTAATAATTATAATACTGTTTCTAATTCAACTTCATTTAAGGTTATTGAATATCCGATTCCTCAATGGCCCAATGAAGGGGGAAACACACAAAACACTGGTGAATCACCATATGAATCTAATAATAATGGCGAAGTGGCATTTGTTATTCCAATTAATGAAACAATAGTTGGTGATCTTGCAATTGACAGTAATGGTAATCTTTACATAACAACTGCATCAAAAATTTATTCATATAATAAAACTAGTCAGTTATGGTGTTATTCAGCTAATTATGTGATTGGAAACTTTTCTGGTGTTACTATTGGTCGTGATGTGGTTATTTCACCAAAAACAGGAGATACATTATACTTTATCAACCAAAGTAGTGGTGAAAAATATGGAAACTCTAATATTTATCAGGGATCAAGTTTATTTGCTCCAATTATAGATTCTAATGCGTGTTTATATATTGTAAGTGAATATCAGACTAATTCTTCTGATTACAAACTTGTAATCGTTCCATATAAATTATGGGAAAATGGTGGTGAACCAACTTTAATTGCTTTAGGTGGTTCTAAACCATTAGCTAGTCCGGTTGTTAGTGAAGAGATTATTGTTGTTTTATCTGAAAATAGATTTACCATTCTTGATGCTAAAACTTTTAAGAGTAATGCTATTAAACATGGTAATTTTATTAATGTTCGACCAGTAATAAGTAACACTAATGTTGTTTGTTGTGTTTTAGAGGATAGTATTGTTGCATATAAAAGCTCAGGAACTCAACTTTGGAAAACAAAAGTAACTGGTGGTGTTGGAAATCGCTTGATATTGGATAATAATCGTGGATTATATCATGTTAATGCAGGTGGAATTTTATACAGATATGACCTTGGTTCTGGAAAAGAAAGTAAAATGTCTGATTTAAAAGTTACATCAGGAATTTTAATAGGAAATGATGGAATATTATACTTTGCATCGGATAAAACATTTTATGCATTAAATCCAAATGGAAAAATATTGTATAAATCATATATTGGTTATAAAATAACTGGTAATCCGATAATGGATAAGAACGGTTTGATATATGGAACTACCAATGATAATGAAGTTATTGCTTTAACTTATGCAGGTTTAAAAGATCCTAAATTAACTGTTACAATTAATAATATTACTCAAGGAAACAATGCAGTAATTAACATTAATTTAGATGCACAAACAACAGGTAGTGTTTCATTTACTATCGGTGGTGTTAATTATAATGAGTTTGTAAATGATGGAAAAGTTACTAGGACAATTGCTAATTTAGGTGCTGGAGTTTATAGTATAATGGTTAATTACAGTGGGGATATGAGGTTTAATTCAACAAGTAGACTTACTACATTTGTTGTCAAATCTAATATTAATGTTGTTGATTTTGTTAAATTTGATGGAAAGTCAACATTTAGCTTAGATTTAGCAAATGCTGGTGGAAATTTAAGTGTTAATATAAACAATAATAATTACAATGCTAATCTAGTAGATGGCCATGTTAGTATAACGGTTAATGGTTTAAATCCTGGTAGTTATCGTGCTACTGTATATTATTCAGGGGATAATGTATATGGTAGTTCAAGTAAAATAATTACATTTACGGTTCAGAAAATAGTTTTATCTGCTAAAGATTTGTCTATGTTGTATAGTAGTGGTGTTAAGTTTAAAGTTAGATTAACACAGGGTTCTATTCCATTAGTTGGAAAAAAAATTATTATAAATATTAATAAAAGAAATTATAAGGTTGTAACTGATGCTAATGGTTATGCATCTGTTAAAATATCCTTGGCTCCTAAAATATATAATGTAATGGCTAGTTGGGGTAGTATTAAGGTATCTAAGAAAGTAACTGTTAAGAGTATTATAAATGCTAAGAACTTGAAATTTAAAAAGTCTGCAAAATCGATTAAAATAAGAATTGCCTTAAAAAAGGTAGATAACAAATATTTAAATGGTAAACAACTTACATTGAAGTTTAATAAGAAAACGTTCAAAGTAAAAACAAATAAAAAAGGTCTTGCAACTTTTAATATTAAGAAAGGTATTTATAAAAAACTTAAAAATGGTAAAAAATACACCTATCAGGTTATTTATGAAAAGGATACTGCTAAAAAAAGTATAAAATTTAGCTAA
- a CDS encoding MSCRAMM family protein produces the protein MLYKKIGLILLTLVFILSISAVSANDGNFTDDVIASEEGDEPPSVISNASCGEALLSNENTSALNTHNQNGSYVLSGSDVSMYYKDGSNYKLSLSKGNLPVENASVVIKIGSNIYTKNTDKNGLINLPITLTSGNYLISASHGDVVINNRLKVMPVVIAKDLTKHYKGSEKFTAKFLNAQGKALKNTYVKFKINGITYKVKTNKKGIASLAINLKAGKYLIYSIHPNAYKLKNNIEVLSSIYTKNLNKHYKSSLKFTAKFFMKNGKVLAKKYIKFKCHGNTYTVKTNENGVASLKVISKPSTFKITSINPVTSEKHTNTIKVLPTLSAKSMRVFTGKTSTFKVKLYKNEKLAKKAKVYVYIDGAKKTLKTDSNGVASVNFKLSKGTYNFKSVDPYTGYTLNKKVTVKLSSLKATDMYARENQRSSFQVKLLKQNGNIAKDTKLSVSIDGVEKTVKTNSKGIATVDFKLKKGSHTVISKDLNTGYTLKNKITVLDSNQGKHYNKYGVSEDGKTILVIGRASAAGEEGKYGYTFYKAEFLRTCPYCGGHDLYWSIFWAGDETSDKGIFPATGHRESGSAEGMIFCKDCDCDWSVFGHNHDGSGRDLTLIGKIQKSSKEEAYLLLSGNYIAP, from the coding sequence ATGCTTTATAAAAAAATTGGTTTAATTTTATTAACTCTAGTATTCATATTATCAATTTCTGCTGTTTCAGCAAATGATGGAAATTTTACTGATGATGTGATTGCTAGTGAAGAAGGAGATGAACCTCCGTCGGTTATCTCAAATGCATCCTGTGGGGAGGCACTGTTAAGTAATGAAAATACTTCTGCTTTAAACACTCATAATCAAAATGGTTCTTATGTTTTAAGTGGTAGTGATGTTTCTATGTATTATAAAGATGGAAGTAATTATAAACTTAGTTTATCTAAGGGAAATCTTCCAGTTGAGAATGCTTCTGTTGTAATTAAAATAGGCAGTAACATTTATACTAAAAATACTGATAAAAATGGTTTAATCAATCTTCCAATCACTCTTACAAGTGGTAATTATCTTATCTCTGCTTCACATGGAGATGTTGTGATAAATAACAGATTAAAAGTCATGCCAGTTGTCATTGCTAAAGACTTAACTAAACACTATAAGGGTTCGGAAAAATTCACAGCTAAATTTTTAAATGCTCAAGGTAAAGCTTTAAAAAACACTTATGTTAAGTTTAAAATTAATGGTATTACATACAAGGTTAAAACAAATAAAAAAGGTATTGCAAGTTTAGCTATTAATCTTAAAGCAGGCAAATATCTTATTTATTCGATTCATCCAAATGCTTATAAACTTAAAAACAATATTGAAGTTTTAAGTTCTATTTATACAAAAAACCTAAATAAACATTATAAAAGTAGTTTAAAGTTTACAGCTAAGTTTTTCATGAAAAATGGAAAAGTTTTAGCTAAAAAGTACATTAAATTCAAATGTCATGGAAACACTTATACAGTTAAGACTAATGAAAATGGTGTTGCTAGTTTAAAAGTAATTTCAAAACCTTCTACATTTAAGATTACTTCTATTAATCCAGTTACAAGTGAAAAACATACAAACACGATTAAAGTATTACCAACCTTATCTGCTAAGTCAATGAGGGTTTTCACTGGTAAAACATCTACTTTTAAAGTGAAACTTTATAAAAACGAAAAATTAGCTAAAAAGGCTAAAGTGTATGTTTATATTGATGGAGCTAAAAAAACTCTTAAAACAGATTCAAATGGTGTAGCTAGTGTTAATTTTAAATTATCTAAAGGAACATATAATTTTAAATCTGTTGACCCATATACTGGATATACTTTAAATAAGAAGGTAACTGTTAAGCTATCTTCTCTTAAAGCAACCGATATGTATGCTCGTGAAAATCAACGTTCATCATTCCAAGTTAAACTTTTAAAACAAAATGGTAACATTGCTAAAGATACTAAACTTAGTGTTAGTATTGATGGTGTTGAAAAAACGGTTAAAACTAATTCTAAAGGAATAGCTACTGTTGATTTTAAATTAAAAAAGGGTTCTCATACTGTTATTTCAAAAGATTTAAATACTGGTTATACGCTTAAAAATAAAATCACGGTTTTAGATAGTAATCAGGGTAAACACTATAATAAGTATGGCGTATCTGAAGATGGAAAAACCATTTTAGTCATTGGAAGAGCATCAGCTGCTGGAGAAGAAGGTAAATATGGTTATACTTTCTATAAAGCCGAATTTTTAAGAACATGCCCTTATTGTGGAGGACATGATCTTTATTGGAGTATTTTCTGGGCAGGAGATGAAACTAGTGATAAAGGAATTTTCCCAGCAACAGGCCACAGAGAAAGTGGAAGTGCAGAGGGAATGATTTTCTGTAAGGATTGTGACTGTGACTGGAGTGTATTTGGTCATAATCATGATGGTTCAGGTAGAGATTTAACTCTTATTGGTAAAATTCAAAAATCTAGTAAGGAAGAAGCATATTTATTATTAAGTGGAAATTATATTGCTCCATGA